Proteins from one Microcaecilia unicolor chromosome 2, aMicUni1.1, whole genome shotgun sequence genomic window:
- the LOC115461978 gene encoding mucin-19-like produces ATPETTSSRATRTSTTTVSSTATPETTSNMATRTSTATVGSTATPETTSSTATRTSTATISSTATPETTSSTATRTSTTTVGSTATPETTSSTATRTSTTTVGSTATPETTSSTATRTSTATVGSTATPETTSSTATRTSTASVRSTATLETTSSTATRTSTATVGSTAIPETTSSIATRTSTTTVGFTATAETTSSMATRTATATVGSTATPETTSSMATRTSTSTVGSPTTPEITSSMATRTSTGTVGSTATPETTSTTATRTSTATVGSTGTPETTYSTATRTSTATVGSTVTPETTSTTATRTSTATVGSTATPETTYSTATRTSTATIGSTATPETTSSTVTGTLTATVGSSATPETTSSRATRTSTTTVGSTATPETTSNMATRTSTATVGSTATPETTSSTATRTSTATISSTATPETTSSTDSTTSTATVGSTATPETTSSTATRISSATVGSTATPETTSSIATRTSTTTVSSTATPETTSSTPARTLTTTVGSTVTPETTSSTATRTLTATIGSTATPETTSSTVTRTLTATVGSSATPETTSSRATRTSTTTVSSTATPETTSNMATRTSTATVGSTATPETTSSTATRTSTATVSSTATPETTSSTATRTSTTTVGSTATPETTSSTATRTSTTTVGSTATPETTSSTATRTSTATVGSTVTPETTSSTATRTSTASVRSTATLETTSSTATRTSTATVGSTAIPETTSSIATRTSTTTVGFTATAETTSSTATRTATATVGSTATPETTSSMATRTSTSTVGSPTTPEITSSMATRTSTGTVGSTATPETTSTTATRTSTATVGSTGTPETTYSTATRTSTATVGSTVTPETTSTTATRTSTATVGSTATPETTYSTATRTSTATVSSTATPETTSSTDTTTSTATVGSTATPETTSSTATRTSTTTVGSTATPETTSSTATRTSTTTVGSTATPETTSSTATRTSTTTVGSTATPETTSSMATRTSTATVGFTATLETTSSTATRTSTATVGSTAIPETTSSIGTRTSTTTVGFTAIPETTSSIGTRTSTTTVGFTATPETSSSTATRTATATVGSTATPETTSSMAIRTSTSTVGSTTTPEITSSMATRTSTATVGSTATPETTSTTATRTSTATVSSTGTPETTYSTATRTSTATVGSTVTPETTSTTATRTSTATVSSTATPETTYSMATRTSTATVSSTATPETTSSTATRTSTATVGSTATTETTSSTATRTSTANVGSTATPETTSNTATRTSTATVCSTATPETTSSTATRTATATVGSTATPETTSNMATRTSTATVGPTATTETTSSTATRTSTATVGRTATPETTSSTVTRTSTATIGSTTTPETTSSMVTRTLTATVGFSATPETTSSRATRTSTTTVSSTATPEITSSTATRTATATVGSTATPETTSSMATTTLTATVGSTATTETTSSKDTRTSTATVGSTATPETTPETTSSTATTTSTTTVGSTATPETTSSTATTTSTTTVGSTATPETTSSTATRTSTATIGSTATPETTSSTVTGTLTATVGSSATPETTSSRATRTSTTTVGSTATPETTSNMATRTSTATVGSTATPKTTSNMATRTSTATVGSTATPETTSSTATRTSTTTVGSTATPETTFRTATRTSTTTVGSTATPETTSSTATRTSTTTVGSTATPETTSSTATRTSTATVGSTVIPETTSSTATRPSTATVGSTATLETTSSTATRTSTATVGSTATPETTSTTATRTSTATVSSTASPETTYSTATRTSSATVGSTATPETTSTTATRTSTTTVGFTATLETTSSTATRTSTATVGSTAIPETTSSIATRTSTTTVGFTATPETTSSMATRTSTATLGSTATPETTSSMATRTSSSTVSSTATPDTTSSTATRTVTATVGSTATTETTSSTDTTTSTATVGSTASPETTSSTATRTSTTTVGSTATPETTSSTATRTSTTTVGSTATPETTSSTATRTSTTTVGSTATPETTSSTATRTSTATVGSTVIPETTSSTATRPSTATVGSTVTPETTSTTATRTSTATVSSTATPETTYSMATRTSTATVSSTATPETTSSTATRTVTATVGSTATTETTSSTATRTSTANVGSTATPETTSNTATRTSTATVGSTATPETTSITATRTATATVGSTATPETTSSTATRTSTATVGPTATPETTSSTATRTSTATVARTATPETTSSTVTRTSTATIGSTTTPETTSSMVTRTLTATVGFSATPETTSSRATRTSTTTVSSTATPEITSSTATRTATATVGSTATPETTSSMATTTLTATVGSAATTETTSSKATRTSTATVGSTATPETTSNTATRTSTATVGSIATPETTSSTATRTSTATFRSTATPETTSSTATTTSTTTVGSTATPETTSSTATRTSTTTVGSTATPETTSSTATRTSTATVGSTATPETTFSTPARTLTTTVGSTVTPETTSSTATRTLTATIGSTATPETTSSTVTRTLTATVGSSATPETTSSRATRTSTTTVGSTATPETTSNMATRTSTATVGSTATPETTSSTATRTSTATISSTATPETTSSTDTTTSTATVGSTATPETTSSTATRTSTTTVGSTATPETTSSTATRTSTTTVGSTATPETTSSTATRPSTATVGSTATLETTSSTATRTSTATVGSTATPETTSTTATRTSTATVSSTATPETTYSTATRTSTATVGSTATPETTSTTATRTSTTTVGFTATLETTSSTATRTSTASVGSTATLETTSSTATRTSTATVGSTAIPETTSSIATTTSTTTVGFTATPETTSSMATRPSTATLSSTATPETTSSMATRTSTSTVGSTTTPEITSSTATRTSTATVGSTATPQTTSTTATRTSTATVSSTATPESTYSTATRTSTATVGSTETPETTSTTATRTSTATVSSTATPETTYSTATRTSTATVGSTATPETTSNTATRTSTATVGSTATLETTSSTATRTSTATVGFTATLETTSSTATRTSTASVGSTATLETTSSTATRTSTATVGSTAIPETTSKIATRTLTSTVGFTATPETTSSTATRTSTATLSSTATPETTSSMATRTSTSTVGSTTTPEITSSTATRTSTATVSSTATPETTYSTATRTSTATVGSTATPETTSSTATRTSTATVGSTATPETTSSTATRTSTATVGSTATLKTTSSTATRTSTATVGSTAIPETTSRMATRTSSTTVGSTATSDTTFSTVTRTSTATIGSTAIPETTSSTVTRTLSATVGSTATPETTSSTATRTSTATVGSTATPETTSSSATGASTGAVGSTATPETISSLASGTSTSTLGSTATPETTSITATGTSTATVGSTATPETISSRATGTSTATVGSTATPETTSSTASGTSTATVGSTATPETTSSTATGIFTATVGFTATSETTSSTATRIFTATVGSTATPESSSTRATRTTTRTVGSTACTETTSSTTTRTFTATLSSTGTPETTSSTATRTSTATIGSTATPETTSSTATRTSTATVGSTATPETTSSTATRTSTATVGSTETPKTTSSMAIRTLTATVGSTETPKTTSSMVTRTSTDFGGTLYTTFMSEKSLTSRITELSTSSMTPSTTSTSATTMAITTTPYVFLSTILWWDFTTCPPCETEAPVTASGSTTKISSANSTALKSTNSSPWTFLKSSFAPTTFQMPTTITSTTNPQASTSTTSHQVSTSTTINITSQTLNSTAGISKPTTPLMTTTISSIKTTKPISSATPGCQNGGYFDSTKCICPDEFYGPLCEYAVDSITVEKVDASIAVNVTITNRNFFQELKNTSSSEYKNFEADFKAQMNTVYRNLQGFQDVEINSIRSGSIVVDHRVILILTNNPNIAQELQQTKESLRELINNATESQENCKTANGSNKTLMASECSSKDYSL; encoded by the exons gccaccccagagaccacatccagcaGAGCTACCAGAACCTCGACTACCACTGTCAGCTCTACTGCCACCCCAGAGACCACATCCAATATGGCTACTAGAACCTCAACTGCAACTGTCGGCTCTACTGCCACCccagagaccacatccagcacAGCTACCAGAACCTCGACTGCAACAATCAGCTCTACCGCCACCccagagaccacatccagcacgGCTACCAGAACCTCGACTACAACTGTCGGCTCTACTGCCACCccagagaccacatccagcacgGCTACTAGAACCTCGACTACAACTGTCGGCTCTACTGCCACCccagagaccacatccagcacgGCTACTAGAACCTCGACTGCAACTGTCGGCTCTACTGCCACCccagagaccacatccagcacgGCTACTAGAACCTCCACtgcatctgtccgctctactgcCACCCTagagaccacatccagcacgGCTACTAGAACCTCCACTGCAACTGTGGGCTCTACTGCCATCccagagaccacatccagcatTGCTACTAGAACCTCGACTACAACTGTCGGCTTTACTGCCACCGcagagaccacatccagcatgGCTACTAGAACCGCGACTGCAACTGTCGGCTCTACCGCAACCccagagaccacatccagcatgGCTACAAGAACCTCGACTTCAACTGTCGGCTCTCCCACCACCCCAGAGATCACATCCAGCATGGCTACCAGAACCTCGACTGGAACTGTCGGCTCTACCGCAACCCCAGAGACCACATCCACCACGGCTACCAGAACCTCGACTGCAACTGTCGGCTCTACCGGAACCCCAGAGACCACATACAGCACGGCTACTAGAACTTCGACTGCAACTGTCGGCTCTACCGTAACCCCAGAGACCACATCCACCACGGCTACCAGAACCTCGACTGCAACTGTCGGCTCTACCGCAACCCCAGAGACCACATACAGCACGGCTACTAGAACCTCGACTGCGACCATCGGCTCTACCGCCACCccagagaccacatccagcacgGTTACCGGAACGTTGACTGCAACTGTCGGCTCTAGTGCCACCccagagaccacatccagcaGAGCTACCAGAACCTCGACTACCACTGTCGGCTCTACTGCCACCCCAGAGACCACATCCAATATGGCTACTAGAACCTCAACTGCAACTGTCGGCTCTACTGCCACCccagagaccacatccagcacAGCTACCAGAACCTCGACTGCAACAATCAGCTCTACCGCCACCccagagaccacatccagcacgGATAGCACAACATCGACTGCAACAGTTGGCTCTACTGCCACCccagagaccacatccagcacgGCTACTAGAATCTCCTCTGCGACTGTCGGCTCTACTGCCACCccagagaccacatccagcatTGCTACTAGAACCTCGACTACAACTGTCAGCTCTACTGCCACCccagagaccacatccagcacgCCTGCTAGAACCTTGACTACAACTGTCGGCTCTACTGTCACCccagagaccacatccagcacAGCTACTAGAACCTTGACTGCGACTATCGGCTCTACCGCCACCccagagaccacatccagcacgGTTACCAGAACGTTGACTGCAACTGTCGGCTCTAGTGCCACCccagagaccacatccagcaGAGCTACCAGAACCTCGACTACCACTGTCAGCTCTACTGCCACCCCAGAGACCACATCCAATATGGCTACTAGAACCTCAACTGCAACTGTCGGCTCTACTGCCACCccagagaccacatccagcacAGCTACCAGAACCTCGACTGCAACAGTCAGCTCTACCGCCACCccagagaccacatccagcacgGCTACCAGAACCTCGACTACAACTGTCGGCTCTACTGCCACCccagagaccacatccagcacgGCTACTAGAACCTCGACTACAACTGTCGGCTCTACTGCCACCccagagaccacatccagcacgGCTACTAGAACCTCGACTGCAACTGTCGGCTCTACTGTCACCccagagaccacatccagcacgGCTACTAGAACCTCCACtgcatctgtccgctctactgcCACCCTagagaccacatccagcacgGCTACTAGAACCTCCACTGCAACTGTGGGCTCTACTGCCATCccagagaccacatccagcatTGCTACTAGAACCTCGACTACAACTGTCGGCTTTACTGCCACCGcagagaccacatccagcacgGCTACTAGAACCGCGACTGCAACTGTCGGCTCTACCGCAACCccagagaccacatccagcatgGCTACAAGAACCTCGACTTCAACTGTCGGCTCTCCCACCACCCCAGAGATCACATCCAGCATGGCTACCAGAACCTCGACTGGAACTGTCGGCTCTACCGCAACCCCAGAGACCACATCCACCACGGCTACCAGAACCTCGACTGCAACTGTCGGCTCTACCGGAACCCCAGAGACCACATACAGCACGGCTACTAGAACTTCGACTGCAACTGTCGGCTCTACCGTAACCCCAGAGACCACATCCACCACGGCTACCAGAACCTCGACTGCAACTGTCGGCTCTACCGCAACCCCAGAGACCACATACAGCACGGCTACTAGAACCTCGACTGCAACTGTCAGCTCTACCGCCACCccagagaccacatccagcacgGATACCACAACATCGACTGCAACAGTTGGCTCTACTGCCACCccagagaccacatccagcacgGCTACCAGAACCTCGACTACAACTGTCGGCTCTACAGCCACCccagagaccacatccagcacgGCTACCAGAACCTCGACTACAACTGTGGGCTCTACTGCCACCccagagaccacatccagcacgGCTACTAGAACCTCGACTACAACTGTTGGCTCTACTGCCACCccagagaccacatccagcatgGCTACTAGAACCTCGACTGCAACTGTCGGCTTTACTGCCACCCTagagaccacatccagcacgGCTACTAGAACCTCCACTGCAACTGTGGGCTCTACTGCCATCccagagaccacatccagcatTGGTACTAGAACCTCGACTACAACTGTCGGCTTTACTGCCATCccagagaccacatccagcatTGGTACTAGAACCTCGACTACAACTGTCGGCTTTACTGCCACCCCAGAGACCTCATCCAGCACGGCTACTAGAACCGCGACTGCAACTGTCGGCTCTACCGCAACCccagagaccacatccagcatgGCTATAAGAACCTCGACTTCAACTGTCGGCTCTACCACCACCCCAGAGATCACATCCAGCATGGCTACCAGAACCTCGACTGCAACTGTCGGCTCTACCGCAACCCCAGAGACCACATCCACCACGGCTACCAGAACCTCGACTGCAACTGTCAGCTCTACCGGAACCCCAGAGACCACATACAGCACGGCTACTAGAACCTCGACTGCAACTGTCGGCTCTACCGTAACCCCAGAGACCACATCCACCACGGCTACCAGAACCTCGACTGCAACTGTCAGCTCTACCGCAACCCCAGAGACCACATACAGCATGGCTACTAGAACCTCGACTGCAACTGTCAGCTCTACCGCCACCccagagaccacatccagcacgGCTACTAGAACCTCGACTGCAACTGTTGGCTCAACCGCCACCAcagagaccacatccagcacAGCTACCAGAACCTCGACTGCAAATGTCGGCTCTACAGCAACCCCAGAGACCACATCTAATACGGCTACTAGAACCTCAACTGCAACTGTCTGCTCTACTGCTACCCCCGAGACCACATCCAGCACGGCTACTAGAACTGCGACTGCAACTGTCGGCTCTACCGCCACCCCAGAGACCACATCCAACATGGCTACCAGAACCTCGACTGCAACTGTTGGCCCTACCGCCACCAcagagaccacatccagcacgGCAACTAGAACCTCGACTGCAACTGTCGGCCGTACCGCCACCccagagaccacatccagcacggttaccagaacctcgactgcAACTATCGGCTCTACCACCACCccagagaccacatccagcatgGTTACCAGAACGTTGACTGCAACTGTTGGCTTTAGTGCCACCccagagaccacatccagcaGAGCTACCAGAACCTCGACTACCACTGTCAGCTCTACTGCCACCCCAGAGATCACATCCAGCACGGCTACTAGAACCGCGACTGCAACTGTCGGCTCTACTGCCACAccagagaccacatccagcatgGCTACTACAACCTTGACTGCCACTGTTGGCTCTACCGCTACCACAGAGACCACATCCAGCAAGGATACCAGAACCTCGACTGCAACTGTCGGCTCTACTGCCACCCCAGAGACCAC CccagagaccacatccagcacgGCTACCACAACATCGACTACAACTGTTGGTTCTACCGCCACCccagagaccacatccagcacgGCTACCACAACATCGACTACAACTGTTGGTTCTACTGCCACCccagagaccacatccagcacgGCTACCAGAACCTCGACTGCGACTATCGGCTCTACCGCCACCccagagaccacatccagcacgGTTACCGGAACGTTGACTGCAACTGTCGGCTCTAGTGCCACCccagagaccacatccagcaGAGCTACCAGAACCTCGACTACCACTGTCGGCTCTACTGCCACCCCAGAGACCACATCCAATATGGCTACTAGAACCTCAACTGCAACTGTCGGCTCTACTGCCACCCCAAAGACCACATCCAATATGGCTACTAGAACCTCAACTGCAACTGTCGGCTCTACTGCCACCccagagaccacatccagcacgGCTACCAGAACCTCGACTACAACTGTCGGCTCTACTGCCACCCCAGAGACCACATTTCGCACGGCTACCAGAACCTCGACTACAACTGTCGGCTCTACTGCCACCccagagaccacatccagcacgGCTACTAGAACCTCGACTACAACTGTCGGCTCTACTGCCACCccagagaccacatccagcacgGCTACTAGAACCTCGACTGCAACTGTCGGCTCTACTGTCATCccagagaccacatccagcacgGCTACTAGACCCTCGACTGCAACTGTCGGCTCTACTGCCACCCTagagaccacatccagcacgGCTACTAGAACCTCGACTGCAACTGTCGGCTCTACCGCAACCCCAGAGACCACATCCACCACGGCTACCAGAACCTCGACTGCAACTGTCAGCTCTACCGCATCCCCAGAGACCACATACAGCACGGCTACTAGAACCTCGAGTGCAACTGTCGGCTCTACCGCAACCCCAGAGACCACATCCACCACGGCTACTAGAACCTCGACTACAACTGTCGGCTTTACTGCCACCCTagagaccacatccagcacgGCTACTAGAACCTCCACTGCAACTGTGGGCTCTACTGCCATCccagagaccacatccagcatTGCTACTAGAACCTCGACTACAACTGTCGGCTTTACTGCCACCccagagaccacatccagcatgGCTACTAGAACCTCGACTGCAACTCTCGGCTCTACCGCAACCccagagaccacatccagcatgGCTACAAGAACCTCGAGTTCAACTGTCAGCTCTACTGCCACCCCAGACACCACATCCAGCACGGCTACTAGAACCGTGACTGCAACTGTTGGCTCAACCGCCACCAcagagaccacatccagcacgGATACCACAACATCGACTGCAACAGTTGGCTCTACTGCCTCCccagagaccacatccagcacgGCTACCAGAACCTCGACTACAACTGTCGGCTCTACTGCCACCccagagaccacatccagcacgGCTACCAGAACCTCGACTACAACTGTCGGCTCTACTGCCACCccagagaccacatccagcacgGCTACTAGAACCTCGACTACAACTGTCGGCTCTACTGCCACCccagagaccacatccagcacgGCTACTAGAACCTCGACTGCAACTGTCGGCTCTACTGTCATCccagagaccacatccagcacgGCTACTAGACCCTCGACTGCAACTGTCGGCTCTACCGTAACCCCAGAGACCACATCCACCACGGCTACCAGAACCTCGACTGCAACTGTCAGCTCTACCGCAACCCCAGAGACCACATACAGCATGGCTACTAGAACCTCAACTGCAACTGTCAGCTCTACCGCCACCccagagaccacatccagcacgGCTACTAGAACCGTGACTGCAACTGTTGGCTCAACCGCCACCAcagagaccacatccagcacAGCTACCAGAACCTCGACTGCAAATGTCGGCTCTACAGCAACCCCAGAGACCACATCCAATACGGCTACTAGAACCTCAACTGCAACTGTCGGCTCTACTGCTACCCCCGAGACCACATCCATCACGGCTACTAGAACTGCGACTGCAACTGTCGGCTCTACCGCCACTccagagaccacatccagcacgGCTACCAGAACCTCGACTGCAACTGTTGGCCCTACCGCCACCccagagaccacatccagcacgGCAACTAGAACCTCGACTGCAACTGTCGCCCGTACCGCCACCccagagaccacatccagcacggttaccagaacctcgactgcAACTATCGGCTCTACCACCACCccagagaccacatccagcatgGTTACCAGAACGTTGACTGCAACTGTTGGCTTTAGTGCCACCccagagaccacatccagcaGAGCTACCAGAACCTCGACTACCACTGTCAGCTCTACTGCCACCCCAGAGATCACATCCAGCACGGCTACTAGAACCGCGACTGCAACTGTCGGCTCTACTGCCACAccagagaccacatccagcatgGCTACTACAACCTTGACTGccactgttggctctgcagctACCACAGAGACCACATCCAGCAAGGCTACCAGAACCTCGACTGCAACTGTCGGCTCTACTGCCACCCCAGAGACCACATCCAATACGGCTACTAGAACCTCAACAGCAACTGTCGGCTCTATTGCTACCccagagaccacatccagcacAGCTACCAGAACCTCGACTGCAACATTCAGATCTACCGCCACCccagagaccacatccagcacgGCTACCACAACATCGACTACAACTGTTGGTTCTACTGCCACCccagagaccacatccagcacgGCTACCAGAACCTCGACTACAACTGTCGGCTCTACTGCCACCccagagaccacatccagcacgGCTACTAGAACCTCGACTGCAACTGTCGGCTCTACTGCCACCCCAGAGACCACATTCAGCACGCCTGCTAGAACCTTGACTACAACTGTCGGGTCTACTGTCACCccagagaccacatccagcacAGCTACTAGAACCTTGACTGCGACTATCGGCTCTACCGCCACCccagagaccacatccagcacgGTTACCAGAACGTTGACTGCAACTGTCGGCTCTAGTGCCACCccagagaccacatccagcaGAGCTACCAGAACCTCGACTACCACTGTCGGCTCTACTGCCACCCCAGAGACCACATCCAATATGGCTACTAGAACCTCAACTGCAACTGTCGGCTCTACTGCCACCccagagaccacatccagcacAGCTACCAGAACCTCGACTGCAACAATCAGCTCTACCGCCACCccagagaccacatccagcacgGATACCACAACATCGACTGCAACAGTTGGCTCTACTGCCACCccagagaccacatccagcacgGCTACCAGAACCTCGACTACAACTGTCGGCTCTACTGCCACCccagagaccacatccagcacgGCTACTAGAACCTCGACTACAACTGTCGGCTCTACTGCCACCccagagaccacatccagcacgGCTACTAGACCCTCGACTGCAACTGTCGGCTCTACTGCTACCCTagagaccacatccagcacgGCTACTAGAACCTCGACTGCAACTGTCGGCTCTACCGCAACCCCAGAGACCACATCCACCACGGCTACCAGAACCTCGACTGCAACTGTCAGCTCTACCGCAACCCCAGAGACCACATACAGCACGGCTACTAGAACCTCGACTGCAACTGTCGGCTCTACCGCAACCCCAGAGACCACATCCACCACGGCTACTAGAACCTCGACTACAACTGTCGGCTTTACTGCCACCCTagagaccacatccagcacgGCTACTAGAACCTCGACTGCATCTGTCGGCTCTACTGCCACCCTagagaccacatccagcacgGCTACTAGAACCTCCACTGCAACTGTGGGCTCTACTGCCATCccagagaccacatccagcatTGCTACTACAACCTCGACTACAACTGTCGGCTTTACTGCCACCccagagaccacatccagcatgGCTACTAGACCCTCGACTGCAACTCTCAGCTCTACCGCAACCccagagaccacatccagcatgGCTACAAGAACCTCGACTTCAACTGTTGGCTCTACCACCACCCCAGAGATCACATCCAGCACGGCTACCAGAACCTCGACTGCAACTGTCGGCTCTACCGCAACCCCACAGACCACATCCACCACGGCTACCAGAACCTCGACTGCAACTGTCAGCTCTACCGCAACCCCAGAGTCCACATACAGCACGGCTACTAGAACCTCGACTGCAACTGTCGGCTCTACCGAAACCCCAGAGACCACATCCACTACGGCTACCAGAACCTCGACTGCAACTGTCAGCTCTACCGCAACCCCAGAGACCACATACAGCACGGCTACTAGAACCTCGACTGCAACTGTCGGCTCTACTGCCACCCCAGAGACCACATCCAATACGGCTACTAGAACCTCGACTGCAACTGTCGGCTCTACTGCCACCCTagagaccacatccagcacgGCTACTAGAACCTCGACTGCAACTGTCGGCTTTACTGCCACCCTAGAGACAACATCCAGCACGGCTACTAGAACCTCGACTGCATCTGTCGGCTCTACTGCCACCCTagagaccacatccagcacgGCTACTAGAACCTCCACTGCAACTGTGGGCTCTACTGCCATCCCAGAGACCACATCCAAGATTGCTACTAGAACCTTGACTTCAACTGTCGGCTTTACTGCCACCccagagaccacatccagcacgGCTACTAGAACCTCGACTGCAACCCTCAGCTCTACCGCCACCccagagaccacatccagcatgGCTACAAGAACCTCGACTTCAACTGTCGGCTCTACCACCACCCCAGAGATCACATCCAGCACGGCTACCAGAACCTCGACTGCAACTGTCAGCTCTACCGCAACCCCAGAGACCACATACAGCACGGCTACTAGAACCTCGACTGCAACTGTCGGCTCTACTGCCACCccagagaccacatccagcacgGCTACTAGAACCTCGACTGCAACTGTCGGCTCTACTGCCACCccagagaccacatccagcacgGCTACTAGAACCTCGACTGCAACTGTCGGCTCTACTGCCACCCTAAAGACCACATCCAGCACGGCTACTAGAACCTCCACCGCAACTGTTGGCTCTACTGCCATCCCAGAGACCACATCCAGAATGGCTACTAGAACCTCCTCTACAACTGTCGGCTCTACCGCCACCTCAGACACCACATTCAGCACGGTTACTAGAACCTCGACTGCAACTATCGGCTCTACCGCCATCccagagaccacatccagcacgGTTACCAGAACATTGAGTGCAACTGTTGGCTCTACTGCCACCccagagaccacatccagcacgGCTACCAGAACCTCGACTGCAACTGTCGGCTCTACTGCCACCCCAGAGACCACATCCAGCTCGGCTACCGGAGCCTCGACTGGAGCTGTCGGCTCTACTGCCACCCCAGAGACTATATCCAGCTTGGCTAGCGGAACCTCGACTTCAACTCTCGGCTCTACTGCCACCCCAGAGACCACATCCATTACGGCTACCGGAACTTCAACTGCAACTGTCGGCTCTACTGCCACCCCAGAGACCATATCCAGCAGGGCTACCGGAACCTCGACTGCAACTGTCGGCTCTACTGCCACCCCAGAAACCACATCCAGCACGGCTAGCGGAACCTCGACTGCAACTGTCGGCTCTACTGCCACCccagagaccacatccagcacTGCTACAGGAATCTTCACTGCAACTGTCggctttactgccacctcagagACCACATCTAGCACTGCTACCAGAATCTTCACTGCAACTGTCGGCTCTACTGCTACCCCAGAGAGCTCATCCACCAGAGCTACGAGAACCACGACTCGAACTGTCGGCTCTACTGCCTGCAcagagaccacatccagcacgACTACCAGAACGTTTACTGCAACTCTCAGCTCTACTGGCACCccagagaccacatccagcacgGCTACCAGAACCTCGACTGCAACTATCGGCTCTACCGCCACCCCAGAGACTACATCTAGCACGGCTACCAGAACCTCGACTGCAACTGTCGGCTCTACTGCCACCccagagaccacatccagcacAGCTACTAGAACCTCGACTGCAACTGTTGGTTCAACTGAAACCCCAAAGACCACATCCAGCATGGCTATTAGAACCTTGACTGCAACTGTTGGCTCAACTGAAACCCCAAAGACCACATCTAGCATGGTTACTAGAACTTCGACTGATTTCGGAGGGACTTTATATACAACTTTTATGTCTGAGAAATCATTAACTTCTAGGATCACAGAGTTATCTACAAGTTCCATGACTCCTTCTACCACTAGTACAAGTGCCACCACTATGGCCATAACTACCACTCCATATGTATTTTTGTCCACCATACTTTGGTGGGATTTCACCACCTGCCCTCCATGTGAGACAGAAGCACCAGTGACAGCATCTGGCAGCACAACGAAGATTTCATCAGCCAACAGCACAGCTTTGAAATCCACAAATAGTAgcccttggacatttttgaaaagTAGCTTTGCTCCCACAACCTTTCAGATGCCGACCACCATAACATCTACCACCAATCCTCAGGCATCAACTTCTACCACCAGTCATCAAGTATCCACCAGCACAACCATCAACATCACCTCTCAGACATTAAACAGCACGGCTGGTATTTCTAAGCCTACTACTCCTTTGATGACCACTACCATATCCAGCATTAAAACCACAAAGCCTATAAGTTCTGCTACACCAG